One window of Gilliamella sp. B3022 genomic DNA carries:
- the rraB gene encoding ribonuclease E inhibitor RraB, giving the protein MKDQIMLAQQDTNAIIEELLEDGSDPHALYIIEHHISSQNFDQLEKVAVEAYKLGYEATDPDEDVDEVGNVVIGFDIVAESPLNAESINAQIAEIITLTYQFGVNYDGWGTYFEDGSDDFHEDDDLETLH; this is encoded by the coding sequence ATGAAAGATCAAATTATGCTTGCCCAACAAGATACCAACGCGATTATTGAAGAACTGTTAGAAGATGGTAGCGATCCTCATGCGCTTTATATTATTGAACATCATATTTCATCCCAAAATTTTGATCAGCTTGAAAAAGTCGCTGTAGAGGCCTATAAATTAGGTTATGAAGCTACCGATCCTGACGAAGACGTAGACGAGGTGGGCAACGTTGTTATCGGTTTTGATATTGTTGCTGAAAGTCCACTTAATGCAGAATCAATTAATGCCCAAATAGCAGAAATAATCACATTAACATATCAATTCGGTGTCAACTATGATGGTTGGGGAACTTATTTTGAAGATGGCAGCGATGATTTTCATGAAGATGATGATCTCGAAACGCTTCATTAA